From Crassaminicella indica, one genomic window encodes:
- a CDS encoding LysR family transcriptional regulator, with amino-acid sequence MNIHFELYKVFYYVGKYLSFSQAAHELYISQSAVSQSIKALEEKLSTKLFFRHTKKVKLTSEGKLLFEHIEQAFNFIKAGERSLQQIHSLERGEVRIGASDTICKYYLLPFFKKFHELYPSIKIHVTNAPSPICTELLKKGSVDISIINLPFKKGNQELEYKEIKKIQDVFIAGENFKFLKEKKLSLKELENYPFLSLQKNSTTRSFFEDFIKKHHVSIVPEFELGSIDLLIELTKIGLGISFVMLDTIKEALEKQEIFILDIKEKPPERSIGLLINKKIPIPIATQKLIDLLFC; translated from the coding sequence ATGAATATTCATTTTGAGCTATACAAAGTATTTTATTATGTAGGAAAATACTTGAGTTTCTCTCAAGCTGCCCATGAGCTTTATATTTCTCAATCGGCTGTCAGCCAATCTATTAAAGCCTTAGAAGAAAAATTAAGTACAAAGCTCTTTTTTCGCCATACAAAAAAGGTAAAATTAACATCAGAAGGCAAGCTTTTATTTGAGCATATCGAACAAGCATTCAATTTTATAAAAGCTGGAGAAAGAAGCCTCCAGCAAATCCATTCCTTAGAAAGAGGGGAAGTAAGAATTGGTGCAAGTGATACTATTTGTAAATATTATCTCCTTCCCTTTTTCAAAAAATTTCACGAGCTATATCCAAGCATAAAAATTCATGTAACTAATGCACCTTCTCCCATATGTACAGAACTTCTAAAAAAGGGAAGTGTTGATATAAGTATTATCAATCTCCCATTTAAAAAAGGAAATCAAGAACTAGAATATAAAGAAATAAAAAAAATACAGGATGTTTTTATTGCTGGAGAAAATTTCAAATTCTTAAAAGAAAAAAAGCTTTCCTTAAAAGAGCTAGAAAATTATCCTTTTTTAAGCCTTCAAAAAAATTCAACTACTAGAAGCTTTTTTGAAGACTTTATCAAAAAACATCATGTAAGCATTGTTCCTGAATTTGAACTAGGAAGTATTGATTTACTAATAGAGCTTACAAAAATCGGGCTAGGCATTTCCTTTGTTATGCTAGATACCATAAAGGAAGCATTAGAAAAGCAAGAAATATTTATTCTTGATATAAAGGAAAAACCCCCAGAAAGAAGTATCGGGCTTCTTATCAATAAAAAAATCCCTATTCCTATTGCTACACAAAAATTGATAGACTTATTATTCTGTTAA
- a CDS encoding aldehyde dehydrogenase family protein, giving the protein MEAKAYIDALVEKSRIAQKEFENFTQEQVDAIVKEVGKVVYDNAEELAKMAVEETGMGVYEHKVLKNKGKSKTIWNSLKGKKSVGIINRDEETGIVEIAKPMGVVGAVTPTTNPIVTPMCNAMFALKGRNSIIIAPHPRAKKCSAETVKRINEALKKHNAPENLIQIIEEPSIEKTNLLMSAVDVVVATGGMGMVKAAYSSGKPAYGVGAGNVQVIVDRDVDFDDAAKKIIAGRTFDNGIICSGEQTVIAHEDDYDKVIKAFENNGAYYVNDPETKEKFRKAIFVNGTINRDVVGQSPQKVAELAGVEIPADTKVILIEADGIGAEDVLCKEKMCPVMATFRYKTFEEGVKIAQTNLELEGKGHSAAIHSNNNEHIDYAGENLTVSRLVVNQPSSTTAGGSFFNGFAPTTTLGCGSWGNNSISENFTYKHMINISRIGHYMADRVAPSDEELWA; this is encoded by the coding sequence ATGGAAGCAAAGGCTTATATTGATGCTTTAGTTGAAAAATCAAGAATTGCTCAAAAGGAATTTGAAAATTTCACACAAGAACAAGTTGATGCAATTGTAAAAGAAGTTGGTAAGGTAGTATATGACAACGCAGAAGAATTAGCAAAAATGGCTGTTGAAGAAACAGGCATGGGTGTTTATGAGCATAAAGTACTTAAAAACAAAGGAAAGTCAAAAACTATTTGGAACAGTTTAAAAGGAAAAAAATCTGTTGGCATTATAAATAGAGATGAAGAAACAGGAATCGTTGAAATTGCAAAACCAATGGGAGTTGTTGGAGCTGTTACACCTACTACAAACCCAATCGTAACACCAATGTGTAATGCAATGTTTGCATTAAAGGGAAGAAACTCTATTATTATAGCACCTCATCCAAGAGCAAAAAAATGCAGTGCAGAAACTGTAAAAAGAATTAACGAAGCACTAAAAAAACATAATGCTCCAGAAAATTTAATTCAAATCATTGAAGAACCATCTATTGAAAAAACAAATCTACTAATGAGTGCTGTTGACGTAGTTGTAGCTACAGGTGGTATGGGAATGGTAAAAGCTGCATACAGCAGTGGAAAGCCAGCTTATGGTGTTGGTGCAGGAAATGTACAAGTTATTGTAGATAGAGATGTAGATTTTGATGATGCTGCAAAAAAAATCATTGCAGGAAGAACATTTGATAATGGTATCATCTGTTCTGGAGAGCAAACTGTTATTGCTCATGAAGATGATTATGATAAAGTTATAAAAGCTTTTGAAAACAATGGAGCATACTATGTAAATGATCCAGAAACAAAAGAAAAATTCAGAAAAGCTATTTTTGTAAATGGTACAATTAATAGAGACGTAGTAGGACAATCTCCACAAAAGGTTGCAGAGTTAGCAGGTGTTGAAATTCCAGCAGATACAAAGGTAATCCTTATCGAAGCTGATGGTATTGGTGCAGAGGATGTACTTTGCAAGGAAAAGATGTGTCCAGTAATGGCTACGTTTAGATATAAAACCTTTGAAGAAGGAGTAAAAATTGCACAAACAAACCTAGAGCTTGAAGGAAAAGGACATAGTGCTGCAATTCACTCAAATAACAATGAACATATCGATTATGCAGGAGAGAATTTAACAGTAAGTAGATTAGTTGTAAACCAACCATCTTCAACTACTGCAGGAGGAAGCTTCTTCAATGGCTTTGCACCTACAACTACATTAGGTTGTGGATCATGGGGAAATAACAGTATTTCTGAAAACTTTACTTACAAGCATATGATCAACATTTCAAGAATCGGTCATTATATGGCAGATAGAGTAGCTCCTTCTGATGAGGAATTATGGGCATAA
- a CDS encoding ECF transporter S component, with the protein MNYGVISAGILLVSFIYVFISYERRNISVKEISLLATLSALAGVARVPFVALPNVQPTTFLVMISGYVFGPKFGFMTGAFAAFASNCFLGQGPWTPWQMLAWGLAGFSAGIFKKFFKYPSRLFFSILAFCWGFLFDYIMNLWHWLFFVYPLNLQSFIFTYINSFYFDLMHSVGNFVFAYLFGKDFINILSRFKDRISYTEIPVEKIKEE; encoded by the coding sequence ATGAATTATGGTGTTATTTCAGCTGGAATACTGCTTGTTTCTTTCATTTATGTTTTTATATCTTACGAAAGACGAAATATTTCTGTAAAAGAAATATCATTATTAGCCACATTATCGGCATTGGCAGGGGTAGCTAGAGTTCCTTTTGTAGCTCTTCCCAATGTACAGCCTACTACTTTTTTGGTGATGATTTCAGGCTATGTGTTTGGACCAAAGTTTGGGTTTATGACAGGAGCTTTTGCAGCATTTGCTTCAAATTGCTTTTTAGGGCAAGGACCCTGGACTCCGTGGCAGATGTTAGCTTGGGGACTTGCAGGTTTTAGTGCAGGGATATTCAAAAAATTTTTCAAATATCCTTCAAGATTATTTTTTAGCATTTTAGCATTTTGTTGGGGATTTTTATTTGATTATATAATGAATTTATGGCACTGGTTATTTTTTGTATATCCTCTTAATTTACAAAGCTTTATATTTACGTATATTAATTCTTTTTATTTTGATTTGATGCATAGTGTAGGAAACTTTGTTTTTGCTTATTTATTTGGAAAGGATTTTATCAACATATTATCACGATTTAAAGACAGGATAAGCTATACTGAGATTCCTGTTGAAAAAATAAAGGAGGAATAG
- a CDS encoding S-layer homology domain-containing protein, with protein MKKRNIKLLMSFIMIFAMIFTSIGANFINPYVVNAEGNNTEVTAKIAVVGKYNEVLFSPQEITVSNAVYVSDILKATGLEVKESDAGFVTSIGDFENGAADDTYNMYSGWMYTINDEQPDDAPSRVKIKEGDKIFFYYVKDYTDEFKWNNFIDVNVRVENKNDTILENTQVTVLKGKSVLAAIKEALNKKDITSDIDMSGTINKINEVDLLAEGFFWGYTVNDDLNKSKILNKDFGDNCLDVDINSGDEIVVYPTDMATIGYAKIEIDKTEVLEGQSFTVTISKDDLTMTGTYQAAQGVNVHFDGKEYKTDENGQVTIIPEKAGEYEIYADGEGIVKTDKKKIIVKEAQKIRVRVEGKDNTLCDKEVSITDEKTALDILKKAVDGQIGFNDFGMINEICGEKAEWGVNQAYWGLYIIKNNEISEASKGANEQTIDGVDEILFHVNKSTGLPVLEYKQDGDKQKIIVKSNVWGNIHLVKDANIEINGQKYTTDDNGEVVVELPEGEYIATVYKNNDGEYPELIKCAQKLSVNYKNIKILLDLDMLTVGSTLNITAKVFNQEDEELKDETVKWYTSNPEIATIDENTGIVKGIKEGKVTITGKLASNETITASIDLFVEEKITNKVKINKGIDDLRKHYNKDNEFNITKALSYKATSNNIQNDLEIIKEKYKISSNLASASEYANAIIGLIALGEDPRDYKGKDYVNELVQLQKEDGKFILGKYDDYPTVSAISIIALDMAKADYRVEDAVKALMSYQNDDGTFGPFKDIDTLAMSIKGLYNHKDVAGVKECINKAVEKLLDEKENIINKNANTLATVIQGLISVGENPLTNKWTVDGKTMLNCLFKYKNGDTFGNDLATEQVFAALADLYKKESMYTGAKINNEGYDELFIPVKEDNTEDSDIKEGDKATISIEGVNHQYIISKTDIDLENGDTVFSVTKRILDNRGISFEEDDGYFVKINGLGERDKGVKSGWMYNVNGVTVSENSKDCHVKNGDKIEWFYTLDYTTDSRNTSNTNSEVKDELDKQIDNAKNIIDNKNATESEVTKAVKDITDQLNKKVEKINSKEDAKSFVKDIKDIAKVMDKAAKCIKTEDGAKDLANESVNIVKGLSKITEKLKEDSEQKDIAQAAAENMKTILNIMDKIKDVKEINKITVDMLEAAGTLMKEIEKDNSEAIKEKVVEIAKKAVDLVGTQTFEKKQLKTEKDKVIAKVTASKIKDLSKNIAKTIKKMQESLNKNNIKETFEKRLTIAVAEDTNKEIEVNLPSDMIKTIKENGIEKVEVNTQTALFNVTPKTFGEGAEDKEIVLSAKKVDRKDLSALTRHKIPEDSIIVDLSAKVGEEKISNFNEPMIISIPYKGKIEKGKEIEVFYLSDNGTIEPMGGEYDKITKMITFKTEHFSKYFAKKVDKEMANTFRDLQGYDWAKKAVEVMANKGIISGRSKDVFDPSSNITRAEFATLITKMLKYKGEEEIPFKDIDKNQWYYSAVAAAYKNGLISGRSETVFDPNGSIKRQEMAVIISKVLNKKGYEKATIDTLNTFKDKGDIASWARNGVSLCVKTGIISGIGDGKFAPTQNANRAQAAVMLYKLYNLIMK; from the coding sequence ATGAAAAAAAGAAATATTAAATTATTAATGTCTTTTATAATGATATTTGCAATGATTTTTACAAGTATAGGAGCTAATTTTATAAATCCTTATGTTGTAAATGCAGAAGGAAATAATACTGAAGTTACTGCAAAAATTGCTGTAGTTGGAAAATATAATGAGGTTTTATTCTCTCCACAAGAAATTACCGTTTCTAATGCTGTATATGTTTCAGATATACTAAAAGCTACTGGTCTTGAAGTGAAGGAAAGTGATGCAGGATTTGTAACTAGTATAGGAGATTTTGAAAATGGAGCTGCTGATGATACATACAATATGTATAGTGGTTGGATGTATACCATTAATGATGAGCAACCTGATGATGCTCCTAGTAGAGTAAAGATTAAAGAAGGAGATAAAATATTCTTTTACTATGTGAAAGATTATACAGATGAATTTAAATGGAATAATTTTATTGATGTTAATGTAAGAGTAGAAAATAAAAATGACACAATTTTAGAAAACACTCAAGTCACTGTATTGAAGGGTAAATCTGTTCTTGCAGCTATAAAAGAGGCATTAAATAAAAAAGACATTACCTCTGATATAGATATGTCAGGAACAATCAATAAAATAAACGAAGTTGACTTATTAGCAGAAGGATTCTTTTGGGGTTATACAGTGAATGATGATCTGAATAAAAGTAAAATTTTAAATAAAGACTTTGGTGATAATTGCTTAGATGTTGATATTAATTCAGGAGATGAGATTGTAGTGTATCCAACGGATATGGCTACAATTGGGTATGCTAAAATAGAAATAGATAAAACAGAGGTTTTAGAAGGACAATCATTTACAGTAACAATATCTAAAGATGATCTTACAATGACAGGAACTTATCAAGCGGCACAAGGAGTTAATGTTCATTTTGATGGAAAAGAATACAAAACTGATGAAAATGGACAAGTTACCATTATTCCAGAAAAAGCAGGAGAATATGAAATCTATGCAGATGGAGAAGGAATTGTAAAAACAGATAAGAAAAAGATTATTGTAAAAGAAGCACAAAAAATTAGGGTGAGAGTAGAAGGAAAAGATAATACATTATGTGACAAAGAAGTATCTATAACTGATGAAAAAACAGCTTTAGATATATTAAAAAAAGCAGTAGACGGACAGATCGGATTTAATGATTTTGGTATGATAAATGAAATATGTGGAGAAAAAGCAGAATGGGGAGTAAATCAAGCGTATTGGGGATTATATATCATAAAAAACAACGAAATATCTGAGGCGAGTAAGGGGGCAAATGAGCAAACAATTGATGGAGTAGATGAAATATTATTTCATGTAAACAAATCAACAGGACTCCCTGTATTAGAATATAAGCAGGATGGAGATAAACAAAAAATAATTGTTAAATCAAATGTATGGGGAAATATTCATCTAGTAAAAGATGCAAATATAGAAATTAATGGACAAAAATATACTACAGATGATAATGGAGAAGTAGTAGTAGAATTACCAGAAGGAGAATATATTGCAACAGTATATAAAAATAATGATGGAGAATATCCAGAATTAATTAAATGTGCACAAAAATTATCAGTGAATTATAAGAATATAAAAATATTATTAGACTTAGATATGTTGACAGTAGGAAGTACACTAAATATTACAGCAAAGGTTTTTAATCAAGAGGATGAAGAACTAAAAGATGAAACTGTAAAATGGTATACAAGCAATCCAGAAATAGCAACAATAGATGAAAATACAGGAATTGTTAAAGGTATAAAAGAAGGAAAGGTTACTATTACAGGAAAACTAGCAAGTAATGAAACGATAACAGCATCAATAGATTTATTTGTAGAAGAAAAAATAACAAATAAAGTAAAAATTAATAAAGGCATAGATGATTTAAGAAAACATTACAATAAAGACAATGAGTTTAACATTACAAAAGCTTTAAGCTATAAAGCTACAAGTAATAATATTCAAAATGATTTAGAAATTATTAAAGAAAAATATAAAATTAGTAGTAATCTTGCTTCTGCTTCAGAATATGCAAATGCTATCATTGGTTTAATAGCTTTAGGAGAAGATCCAAGAGATTACAAAGGAAAAGATTATGTTAATGAATTAGTTCAATTACAAAAAGAAGATGGTAAATTTATATTAGGTAAATATGATGATTATCCAACTGTATCTGCTATTAGTATTATTGCATTAGATATGGCAAAGGCAGATTATCGAGTAGAAGATGCAGTAAAAGCATTGATGAGTTATCAGAATGATGATGGAACTTTTGGTCCATTTAAGGATATTGATACATTAGCTATGTCAATAAAAGGACTGTATAATCATAAAGATGTAGCAGGTGTCAAAGAATGCATCAACAAAGCAGTAGAAAAGCTTTTAGATGAAAAGGAAAACATAATAAATAAGAATGCTAATACGCTTGCAACTGTTATACAAGGACTTATTTCAGTTGGAGAAAATCCATTAACAAATAAATGGACTGTTGATGGAAAAACAATGTTAAATTGCTTATTTAAGTATAAAAATGGAGATACTTTCGGAAATGATTTAGCAACAGAACAGGTTTTTGCAGCTTTGGCTGATTTATATAAGAAAGAGTCTATGTATACAGGAGCTAAAATAAATAATGAAGGCTATGATGAATTATTTATACCAGTAAAAGAAGACAATACAGAAGATAGTGATATAAAAGAAGGAGATAAGGCAACTATTTCCATAGAAGGGGTTAATCATCAATATATTATATCAAAGACAGATATTGATTTAGAAAATGGAGATACTGTTTTTTCAGTAACTAAAAGGATACTAGATAATAGAGGAATTAGCTTTGAAGAAGATGATGGATATTTTGTAAAAATTAATGGATTAGGTGAAAGGGATAAAGGTGTAAAAAGTGGATGGATGTATAATGTAAATGGTGTTACTGTATCTGAAAACTCTAAAGATTGTCATGTTAAAAATGGAGATAAAATAGAATGGTTCTATACTTTAGACTATACAACAGATTCAAGAAACACTAGCAATACGAATAGTGAAGTAAAGGATGAGTTAGACAAGCAAATTGATAATGCAAAAAATATTATTGATAATAAAAATGCAACTGAAAGTGAAGTAACAAAGGCAGTTAAGGATATAACAGATCAATTAAATAAAAAGGTTGAAAAAATCAATTCAAAAGAAGATGCAAAGAGCTTTGTAAAAGATATAAAAGATATTGCAAAAGTCATGGATAAAGCTGCAAAATGTATAAAAACAGAAGATGGTGCAAAGGATTTAGCAAATGAAAGTGTAAATATTGTAAAAGGTTTATCAAAAATTACTGAAAAATTAAAAGAAGATAGCGAACAAAAAGATATAGCTCAAGCAGCAGCAGAAAATATGAAGACTATATTAAATATAATGGATAAAATAAAAGATGTAAAAGAGATTAATAAAATAACAGTAGATATGTTAGAAGCAGCAGGTACATTAATGAAAGAAATAGAGAAAGACAATAGTGAAGCAATAAAAGAAAAAGTAGTTGAAATTGCTAAGAAAGCAGTAGATTTAGTAGGGACACAAACCTTTGAGAAAAAGCAATTAAAAACAGAGAAAGATAAAGTAATAGCAAAGGTTACTGCAAGTAAGATAAAAGATTTATCAAAGAATATAGCAAAAACAATTAAGAAAATGCAAGAAAGCTTGAATAAGAACAATATTAAAGAAACGTTTGAAAAGAGATTAACAATTGCAGTAGCAGAGGATACAAATAAAGAAATAGAAGTAAATCTGCCATCAGATATGATAAAAACAATAAAAGAAAATGGTATAGAGAAGGTAGAAGTAAATACACAAACAGCTTTATTTAATGTGACACCAAAGACTTTTGGAGAAGGAGCGGAAGATAAAGAAATTGTCCTTAGTGCAAAAAAAGTAGATAGAAAGGACTTATCTGCTCTTACAAGACATAAAATTCCAGAAGATAGCATTATCGTAGATTTAAGTGCAAAGGTAGGAGAAGAAAAAATTAGCAATTTCAATGAGCCAATGATAATAAGTATTCCTTATAAAGGAAAAATAGAAAAAGGAAAAGAAATAGAAGTATTCTATTTAAGTGATAATGGCACAATTGAACCTATGGGTGGAGAATATGATAAAATTACAAAAATGATAACCTTTAAAACGGAGCATTTTAGTAAATATTTTGCAAAGAAAGTAGATAAAGAAATGGCTAATACCTTTAGAGATCTTCAAGGCTATGACTGGGCAAAAAAAGCAGTAGAGGTTATGGCTAATAAAGGAATTATTAGTGGTAGAAGTAAAGATGTATTTGATCCATCATCAAATATTACAAGAGCAGAGTTTGCAACATTAATTACAAAGATGCTGAAATATAAAGGAGAAGAAGAAATACCATTTAAAGATATAGATAAAAATCAATGGTATTATAGTGCTGTAGCAGCAGCTTATAAAAATGGATTGATAAGTGGAAGAAGTGAGACTGTATTTGATCCAAACGGAAGTATAAAAAGACAAGAGATGGCTGTGATTATTTCAAAAGTATTAAATAAAAAAGGATATGAAAAAGCAACTATTGATACATTAAATACATTCAAGGATAAAGGTGATATTGCATCATGGGCAAGAAACGGTGTAAGCCTTTGTGTAAAGACAGGTATTATTAGTGGTATAGGAGATGGAAAATTTGCTCCGACTCAAAATGCAAATCGTGCACAGGCTGCTGTGATGCTTTATAAGCTTTATAATTTGATAATGAAGTAA
- a CDS encoding alanine/glycine:cation symporter family protein: MEEFLDLIAKISGWIWGMPMMIILVGGGIWMSIALGFFQFRYCPFIIKETFGKIFAKAEGEGTISPFQAATSALASTIGASNIVGVPVAIAFGGPGAIFWMWLVAIFGCALKFSEVMLGIKYREKNEEGNYVGGPMYYLSKGIAPILGTLFAFGLMIELIPSIATQTVSVVQTANTIGIPNIATGIVVAAIVGLVVYGGIRRIAQVTEKLVPFMAILYFIGAVIIILTNITEVPVAIGLIFKHAFTPASAAGGFAGAGIATAMRWGIARGVYSNEAGMGTAPIAHAAAVTDHPARQAMWGIFEVIVDTLIVCTTTALVVLTTGIWKEVPASEAASMPARAFQGLMGDSIGGGIVTFSILLFVLSTIIVIVYYGEKQAEYLFGTKFSKVMRAVYILSIFLGAVGGIEFLYQFLDILLAAIIIPNMIGVVLMTKEIRKMKNEFFNDPKFYPSAKIKDRSSI, translated from the coding sequence ATGGAAGAATTTCTAGACCTTATTGCAAAGATTTCAGGATGGATTTGGGGTATGCCAATGATGATTATTTTAGTTGGCGGAGGAATATGGATGAGTATTGCTTTAGGATTTTTTCAATTTCGATACTGCCCTTTTATCATCAAAGAAACTTTTGGAAAGATTTTTGCGAAAGCTGAAGGCGAAGGAACTATATCACCTTTTCAAGCTGCAACTTCAGCATTAGCTTCTACAATTGGAGCATCTAATATTGTTGGAGTTCCTGTTGCTATAGCATTTGGAGGACCAGGAGCTATATTTTGGATGTGGCTGGTTGCAATTTTTGGATGTGCTCTAAAATTTTCAGAGGTTATGCTTGGGATAAAATATCGTGAAAAGAATGAAGAAGGAAATTATGTAGGTGGACCTATGTATTATTTATCTAAGGGCATAGCTCCTATTTTAGGAACACTATTTGCTTTTGGTTTAATGATTGAATTGATACCATCTATTGCAACACAAACTGTTTCAGTTGTTCAGACGGCAAATACGATAGGCATACCAAATATTGCAACAGGTATTGTTGTAGCAGCTATTGTAGGGCTTGTTGTATATGGTGGAATTAGAAGAATTGCACAGGTTACAGAAAAGTTGGTTCCATTTATGGCAATTTTATATTTTATTGGTGCTGTAATTATTATTCTAACCAATATTACTGAAGTTCCTGTAGCAATAGGTTTGATATTTAAACATGCATTTACACCTGCTTCAGCTGCTGGTGGTTTTGCAGGAGCTGGCATTGCAACAGCAATGAGATGGGGAATTGCTAGAGGTGTTTATTCAAATGAAGCAGGTATGGGTACTGCGCCAATTGCTCATGCTGCAGCAGTTACAGATCATCCTGCTCGACAAGCTATGTGGGGAATCTTTGAAGTAATTGTAGATACATTGATTGTTTGTACTACAACAGCCCTTGTTGTATTAACAACAGGTATTTGGAAAGAGGTACCTGCAAGTGAGGCAGCTTCTATGCCTGCTCGTGCTTTTCAAGGTCTGATGGGGGATAGTATTGGAGGAGGAATTGTTACCTTTAGTATATTGTTGTTTGTACTTTCTACAATCATTGTTATCGTTTATTATGGTGAAAAGCAAGCTGAATATCTTTTCGGAACTAAATTTTCTAAAGTCATGAGAGCTGTATATATATTATCTATTTTTTTAGGGGCTGTTGGTGGAATTGAATTTTTATATCAATTTTTGGATATTTTATTAGCAGCGATTATTATTCCAAATATGATTGGTGTTGTACTGATGACAAAAGAAATAAGGAAAATGAAAAATGAATTTTTCAATGATCCAAAGTTTTATCCAAGTGCTAAAATAAAAGACAGAAGCAGTATTTAG
- a CDS encoding prenyltransferase/squalene oxidase repeat-containing protein codes for MRKITALTIAFIMIFTSFSFALDFNATAKYLEKQKLDEWGILALYSYGKDVKNKTLKKVDASNITTDYEAYIMGAVPKGEDVSSYAKKIIKAQRESGKFADYIDGTGEDLINAHIWGIISLYTANKEGYDKKKALEWLKENQNEDGGFSVFTGMNYSDVDLTAMGLIAYSILGLDKEHEKVKKAINFIEKNIDKKQTCEGVAYYILARTKLGMDIDKNLYNKLLKYQLKDGSFKHLKRASKGNYMATWHGMLAMMDYKNKSSVFTRLHDMNKVKNEKKKVAKK; via the coding sequence ATGAGAAAAATTACAGCTTTAACTATTGCATTCATTATGATTTTTACAAGCTTTTCATTTGCTTTGGATTTCAATGCTACAGCAAAGTATTTGGAAAAGCAAAAATTAGATGAGTGGGGTATATTAGCTTTATATTCTTATGGGAAGGATGTAAAAAACAAAACCTTGAAGAAAGTGGATGCTTCTAATATTACAACAGATTATGAAGCATACATAATGGGTGCTGTACCAAAAGGGGAGGATGTTTCTTCTTATGCAAAAAAAATCATAAAAGCTCAAAGAGAAAGTGGGAAATTTGCAGATTATATAGATGGTACAGGAGAAGATTTAATCAATGCACATATATGGGGAATCATTTCTTTATATACAGCTAATAAAGAAGGCTATGACAAGAAAAAGGCTTTAGAATGGTTAAAGGAAAACCAGAATGAAGATGGTGGATTTTCAGTATTCACAGGAATGAATTATTCAGATGTTGATTTAACAGCTATGGGACTTATTGCATATAGCATATTAGGACTTGATAAGGAGCATGAAAAGGTAAAAAAGGCTATAAATTTTATTGAAAAAAATATAGATAAAAAACAAACTTGTGAAGGGGTAGCTTACTACATATTAGCAAGAACAAAATTAGGAATGGATATAGACAAAAATCTATACAACAAACTTTTAAAATATCAATTAAAAGATGGTTCCTTTAAGCATTTAAAAAGAGCTTCAAAGGGAAATTATATGGCAACTTGGCATGGAATGCTTGCTATGATGGATTATAAAAATAAGAGTTCTGTATTTACAAGACTACATGATATGAATAAGGTAAAGAATGAGAAAAAAAAGGTTGCAAAGAAATAA